Proteins from one Caulobacter sp. 73W genomic window:
- a CDS encoding glycerophosphotransferase — protein sequence MAFLYIAQWHQILHSITIAVELARGWPDIEVHALAVTPRHLTYLREVIAKLGGAPIKLKLLGPAPLRNLRRRGASTPPKALMLAANLRVLGRYDALVTPERTTALVRRLGLTKPALIYTQHGAGDRGGPFEPRLGVFDLVMASGPKYRARMVDTGLVAPECCAVVGYPKFDLIDAISPAQTRLFDNGKPTVVYNPHFDPKLSSWPAWGMQVLEQFAAQDRYNLVFAPHIRLFDGANIQDRARLAKFKDHPNIRIDLGGPATIDMTYTTLADAYLGDVSSQIYEFLREPRPAAFLNAHGAAWRENQDYRHWAFGPVAETVDDVLPALDRAFAERAKYEVEQQAGLAETFDLRPEPSSLRAAQAVAKCLEKAQTRPS from the coding sequence GTGGCGTTCCTCTACATCGCCCAGTGGCACCAAATCCTGCACAGCATCACCATCGCGGTGGAGCTGGCGCGCGGCTGGCCGGACATTGAGGTCCACGCGCTGGCGGTGACGCCCCGTCACCTCACCTATCTGCGTGAGGTGATCGCCAAGCTGGGCGGCGCGCCGATCAAGCTGAAGCTGCTGGGCCCCGCGCCGCTGCGCAACCTGCGCCGGCGGGGCGCCTCGACACCGCCCAAGGCGCTGATGCTGGCGGCGAACCTGCGCGTTCTCGGCCGCTACGACGCCCTCGTCACGCCGGAGCGGACCACCGCCTTGGTGCGGCGGCTGGGCCTGACCAAGCCTGCGCTGATCTACACCCAGCACGGCGCCGGCGACCGGGGCGGCCCGTTCGAGCCGCGCCTGGGGGTCTTTGACCTGGTCATGGCGTCGGGCCCCAAGTACCGCGCCCGCATGGTCGACACTGGGCTGGTCGCCCCGGAGTGCTGCGCCGTGGTCGGCTATCCGAAGTTCGATCTGATCGACGCCATCTCGCCGGCCCAGACGCGGCTGTTCGACAACGGCAAGCCGACGGTGGTCTACAACCCCCACTTCGACCCAAAGCTCAGTTCATGGCCGGCCTGGGGAATGCAGGTGCTGGAGCAGTTCGCCGCCCAGGACCGCTACAATCTTGTCTTCGCCCCCCACATCCGCCTGTTCGACGGCGCCAACATTCAGGACCGGGCGAGACTGGCGAAGTTCAAGGACCATCCCAATATCCGCATCGACTTGGGCGGGCCGGCGACCATCGACATGACCTACACCACCCTGGCGGACGCCTATCTGGGCGACGTCAGCAGCCAGATCTACGAGTTCCTGCGCGAGCCCCGGCCGGCGGCGTTCCTCAACGCCCACGGCGCGGCCTGGCGCGAGAACCAGGACTATCGCCACTGGGCGTTCGGGCCGGTGGCTGAAACCGTCGATGACGTCCTGCCCGCCCTGGACCGCGCCTTCGCGGAACGGGCGAAATACGAGGTCGAGCAGCAGGCCGGCCTCGCCGAGACCTTTGACCTGCGACCAGAACCCTCATCCCTGCGCGCGGCCCAAGCCGTTGCGAAATGCCTCGAGAAGGCGCAAACGCGGCCATCATGA
- the ogt gene encoding methylated-DNA--[protein]-cysteine S-methyltransferase, with product MTTPTFYRETLDTPAGALILLTDDHDRLRVLDWIEYEARMHRLLKSQYRKPAVIEPRQGPPSAAARALAAYFAGDLSAIDGLATETGGTEFQRAVWKALRDIPAGQTVTYGALAAAIGRPKAVRAVGAANGANPVGVVVPCHRVIGSDASLTGYGGGLERKRWLLAHEGAPHR from the coding sequence ATGACCACCCCGACCTTCTACCGCGAAACCCTGGACACCCCTGCCGGGGCGCTGATCCTGCTGACCGACGACCACGATCGCCTGCGCGTCCTGGATTGGATCGAGTACGAGGCGCGGATGCATCGGCTGTTGAAGTCTCAGTACCGCAAGCCGGCGGTGATCGAGCCCCGGCAGGGGCCGCCGTCCGCCGCGGCCCGCGCCCTGGCCGCCTACTTCGCCGGGGACCTGTCGGCCATCGACGGCCTGGCGACCGAGACCGGCGGCACCGAGTTTCAGCGCGCGGTGTGGAAGGCGTTGCGCGACATTCCCGCCGGCCAGACCGTCACCTACGGCGCCCTCGCCGCCGCCATCGGCCGGCCCAAGGCTGTCCGCGCCGTCGGCGCCGCCAATGGGGCCAATCCGGTCGGGGTGGTGGTCCCCTGCCATCGGGTGATCGGGTCCGACGCTTCGCTCACCGGCTATGGCGGCGGGCTGGAGCGCAAGCGTTGGCTTCTGGCCCACGAGGGCGCGCCGCACCGCTGA
- a CDS encoding AlkA N-terminal domain-containing protein, which produces MDLDQDACYRAVSTRDARFDGRIFGGVKTTGIYCRPICPARTPKRENMIFYPSAAAAQEAGFRPCLRCRPETAPDLGAWRGSSSTVSRALGLIEAGALDNADVETLAGRLGMGERQLRRLFKSHLGASPVAVAQTRRVLLAKQLIHETRLPMSEVALASGFGSVRRFNETFQQLFGRPPSALRRAREEVSCGPLGEVTILLRYRPPYDWKAMLDFLRVRAIPGVEVVEADRYIRTIDLDGAQGLVSVEPGEGNAMKAIIRFPKLSSLPAIIARLRRVFDLAVDPDAVGRHLSADPVLAPLIAARPGLRTPGAWDGLELAVRAVLGQQITVVAAINLAGKMVAAHGQPLKRPDPDFPALTHVFPTAERLAAADIAALGMPRSRGAALSSLAAAVSADPHIFSARRSLEEAVGQLKGLSGIGEWTAQYIAMRQMREPDAFPAADIGLMRALADEAGVRPTPKELLARAEAWRPWRAYAAQHLWAADAA; this is translated from the coding sequence ATGGACCTCGATCAAGACGCCTGCTACCGCGCTGTCTCCACCCGCGACGCCCGCTTCGACGGACGCATCTTCGGCGGGGTGAAGACCACCGGCATCTACTGCCGCCCGATCTGTCCGGCGCGTACGCCCAAGCGCGAGAACATGATCTTCTATCCCTCCGCCGCCGCAGCCCAGGAGGCGGGCTTTCGCCCCTGCCTGCGCTGCCGGCCGGAGACGGCGCCGGACCTGGGCGCTTGGCGCGGCTCATCCAGCACGGTGTCGCGGGCTCTGGGCCTGATCGAGGCCGGGGCGCTGGACAATGCCGACGTGGAGACCCTGGCTGGCCGCCTGGGCATGGGCGAGCGGCAATTGCGCCGCCTGTTCAAGAGCCATCTCGGCGCCTCGCCCGTAGCGGTGGCGCAGACGCGGCGCGTGCTGCTGGCCAAACAACTGATCCACGAGACCCGCCTGCCCATGAGCGAGGTCGCCCTCGCTTCCGGCTTCGGCAGCGTCCGGCGCTTCAACGAGACGTTCCAGCAACTGTTCGGCCGTCCGCCCAGCGCCTTGCGGCGCGCGCGCGAAGAGGTGTCTTGCGGCCCCCTGGGCGAGGTGACGATCCTGCTGCGCTATCGCCCGCCCTATGACTGGAAGGCCATGCTCGACTTCCTGCGCGTGCGGGCGATCCCGGGCGTCGAGGTGGTCGAGGCGGATCGCTACATCCGCACCATCGATCTGGATGGGGCGCAGGGCCTGGTGTCGGTGGAGCCGGGGGAGGGGAACGCCATGAAGGCCATCATCCGCTTCCCCAAGCTGTCGTCCCTGCCGGCGATCATCGCCCGGCTGCGGCGGGTGTTCGACCTGGCCGTGGATCCGGACGCCGTGGGGCGGCACCTGTCGGCCGATCCGGTCCTGGCCCCGCTGATCGCGGCCCGGCCGGGTCTGCGCACGCCGGGCGCCTGGGATGGGCTGGAACTGGCGGTGCGCGCCGTGCTCGGCCAGCAGATCACCGTGGTCGCCGCCATCAATCTAGCCGGCAAGATGGTCGCCGCCCATGGCCAGCCTCTGAAGCGCCCCGATCCGGACTTCCCCGCCCTGACCCACGTCTTCCCCACGGCGGAACGGCTGGCGGCGGCGGACATCGCGGCGCTGGGCATGCCCCGCTCGCGCGGCGCGGCCCTGTCTTCCCTGGCCGCGGCGGTGTCGGCCGATCCGCACATCTTCAGCGCCCGTCGCAGCCTGGAGGAGGCGGTCGGTCAGCTGAAAGGACTGTCAGGGATCGGGGAATGGACGGCGCAGTACATCGCCATGCGACAGATGCGCGAGCCGGACGCCTTCCCCGCCGCCGACATCGGTCTTATGCGGGCCCTGGCGGACGAGGCCGGGGTGCGGCCGACTCCGAAGGAGCTGCTGGCGCGCGCCGAGGCGTGGCGCCCCTGGCGCGCCTACGCCGCCCAGCATCTTTGGGCGGCGGACGCCGCTTAG